Below is a window of Candidatus Eremiobacterota bacterium DNA.
GCCGGGAGCGGCGTTGAATTCCCTGGATCCTGCAAAATGGCTCCGGTGCTCTCCCGGGAAAGGGTTTCTAAAGGAACTTGAGAATGTTCGGGGTGTAGAGCTCTTTCACGGCAGCAATGCGTGCCTTGATCTGGCTCTTGTTGGGCAGGAGGCTGATGCATTCCTTCTGGTATTCGAATACCTGCTGCACGGGAAAGGTCTCCCACAGGTTCCTGCTCTTCTCGTAGAACAGTACCACCGCGTCCACGCTGCTGGCGAGGATGGAGCTCTGGAGCGCCAGGTTGAGGCACGCCTGGCGGCGAAGCACCACGTCTTTGGAGGCACGCATGGTGGTTACCAGGAATGACTGCAGCTTGGTGCGTGTCCCGTCGGACAGGGCATTCCCCGTCGATGACCCGATGATGCCGAGGAGGGCCAGGCACTCCTTTTTCTGCTTTGAGCTGGCGTAGCCTTTTATCAACTGGTCGGCCACTGCATCGAGGGAGGCCGGCGCGATACCCAGGGCGGTGAAGATGCCCTGGCGGTGCGCCTCCTGTACGGGTGCCCACAGCACGCCGTCAAGACCGCGCATGTAGGCTACCTTCTTGTTGGTGGAATCCATGACCTTGAGCACCGAGGCCTGGTTGCCCACGCGGATGCGCTTCAGGTCGGCAGCAGGGTTGAAGATGCTCACCGCTCTCGGCTTAAGCTTTTTTGTATAGTCGATGACAGGCAGGCTGCTCCGGGCGCTCTCAGGCAGGAAGCGGCCCTCAAGTGCAAGTGCCGTATCGCCGGTGGCTTTATAGGCCTTTTGTGCACTCTCCAGGACTTTTTTCGCGAAATCTGCCTTGTTCGCCGCGTAAAAGGCGTCCACTATGGCACGGATGGCGCCGGCCGCCTCGAGATCGCCGCTCTTCCACTGAGGGCTGGCTATGAGCTTCAGGGCCAGGCGCTGCGCCCCGGCATAGTCCCTGGCGTCAATGAGCCGCAGGCACTCATCAGTCGTCGAGCTCACGAAGCCCGATATGGTCCTGCTTTCAGCGACCAGGGCCGCCTGCGGCAGCAGAGCGAAGGCAAGCAGCAGGGTAAGTACCAGGAACAGGAATCGTCTTGCATTCATCTGTCAGTCCCTCCTCTGAGAATCATTGATATGCCAGGACCTATAATATCATGATGCTGTCTGATATACTCTGGAGCATGAATAGATATTCCCTGAAATCAGCTCCGGCACCTCTGCGGGGAAAACCTGGGAGAGGCCTGATACACTCCCTTCCCTTGCCGTGCTGAGAATTATCTGCTAAAATCTTCAATGACAGGAGAATAGTCCTTATTCCATTGGCACAAAAGAGCCTTATCATTTCCCGATAAGGTTTTGCAGCACCTCCTGGCAGTGGGAATCATTCCATAAGGGGAAGCAGCAATGCAAGTGACATCACCGTCTCTCAGTCAGGAAAAGCCTGTAATCAGCGAAGAGACTGTCGCGAAGTGGCAGAATCTTGTGAACCTCATGGCCCGGGCCTGCCAGGTGCCGGTAGGGCTTATCATGAAGGTGGAGAAGCCTTATATCGAGGTCTTCGTGCGGAGCGCCACCGAGGGCAACCCCTATGAAAGGGGGGAGAAGGCCTCCCTCAATACGGGCCTCTACTGCGAGAGGGTGATAGAGCAGCGTGTACCTCTGCTGGTTCCCGACGCGCTGAAAGACCCCGAGTGGGATCACAACCCCGACATAAAGCTGGGGCTCACCTACTATCTGGGCTTTCCCATAGCGTGGCCTGACGGCGACATATTCGGCACGATCTGCATCCTCGATTACAAGGACAACCCTCATGCGACAGACCAGAAGGAGCTGATGGCCGAGTTTTCACAGGTCGTCGAGAGGGATCTGCGCATTATTATCCAGGGAGCAGAGCGTGAGAGGCTCCTCAGGGAGAAGGAGCTCCTTCTCAAGGAGATCCACCACCGCGTGAAAGGCAACCTCAATATCGTATCGAGCCTCCTGGCCCTCAGCGCGGCGGGGTACAATGATCCCCGCCTGCAGGAAGCCTTCAGGGAGAGCCAGAACCGCATAAGGTCCATCGCCCTTGTCCATGAGAAGCTTTACGGCTCTGCCGATCTTGCCTCCATCGATTTCGGATTGTATCTCAAGGCCATCGTGGCGGTCCTCTTCGAGTCGTCGGCCAGGAAAGGGATTTCGTTCCGCATGGACTGTGATGAGATAAGGCTTGAAGCCGATGAGGCAGTGCCCCTTGCCCTGGTCACCAACGAGCTCGTGTTGAATGCCCTCAAGTACGCCTTTCCCGGCGACTCGGAGGGGGAGGTGGCAATTGAGCTGCGCTCCGGTGATAAGGGAAAGATTGTGATGACAGTCCGGGACAACGGGAAAGGGTTCCCGGAGCACCTGGACTTCCGGAACTCCCCGAGCCTTGGCCTGCAGCTCGTGAACGACCTGGTGAAGCAGATCGGCGGCACCATAACCATGGCAGGAGAAAGCGGAACGGTTTTCACCATTCAATGGTGAAAACCTTATGCTACAGCTTCTTCACATAGACCTTCCAATAGTTCCCGTTGCTTTCGACGCACTGGTACACCATGTCATTGTAGCGGAGGTCATTTATGGTCTCCTTCACCGCCACGTCAATATGCCTGTCAGGGAATGCGATGGTGATCTGCTGATAGCCCATGCTCACCATGGCGTCTCTTAACTGCATGCTCTTGCGGGGCTCCACCACCCTGGCCTTCTCATAGCGCTTCTTGCTGATTCTGACGGTCCATTTCCCGCCGTGGAAGACAACTTCATCGTGCCTGTTGTCAATGCTTCCTATGGTGGCATACTGCGTCTGTTCCAGGTATTTTCCCTTGTGGACTGTCAAGCTGGTCTTGCTTATCGTCACCTCGCACTGACATTCCTTGCTTCCCTCCCAGGACACATTGGCATAAGTGCTCTTGTCAAGCTGGCCGTCCTCGTTGCAGGGAGTGTTGAGCTTCACCTGGTCATAGGGGTCGTCGTAGATGCTGCTCTGCGCCAGGCAGGTGCCGGTGCCCATGGACACCAGGAGTGCGGCAAGCACCGCCACAGAGGGAATCAGGCGGAGAATCGCATTCTTCTTCAGGCTCATATGATGCCTCCTTCGGGTTTTTGCAGGACTTCAGGGGCCGCTATTCTTCTCCTCGAAAGGCACCGCATCCTTCTCACAGACAGGGGATTACTCCCGCTCATACGGAGGGCAGGGCGGAGACAGAGGGAGAGCCCGGTCCAATGGAGAAGAAGATCTTCGGGAAACCGGGGCGCATCTCCTACGTCATTGCCGTCGCCGACCCCCACAAAGTAGAGCCCCGTTAAATATCGGGGACATCAAGATGAAAGGAAATCTGCCATGGAGCTTATAACTGTCAACAATGAAAAATGCACAAAGGATGGCCTCTGTATCAGAGAATGCCCCGTAACGCTCATTACCGCAGGCCCCGAAGGGTTCCCCGCCGCCGTCGAGAACGCCGCCGAGCTTTGCATAGGCTGCGGCCACTGCGCTGCCATCTGCCCTCATGGGGCCCTGGTCCTCAAAGGCACCGATCCCGGCACCCTGCTCCCGGTCCAGGAAGAGGGGGCCATCGGCGGTGACGCCCTTATTCACCTGATGAAATCAAGGCGCTCCGTCAGGCAGTATAAAGAGACGCCGGTGCCCGCGGAGGTGCTGCAGAAGCTTCTGGACGCCGCGGGATATGCCCCCACGGCAAGGAACCAGCAGACCCTGGGATGGATCGTGATGGAAAGGCGGGAGGTTGTCCATGACCTGGCGAAGCGCATCATCGAGGGCTTGAGGCAGGCCGACTTCATGCCGGCGATGGTGAAGGCCTTTGACGAGGGGCGCGATGTCGTGTTCCGGGGAGCGCCCCATCTCGTCATAACCCATGCCCCCTCCGAATCGGTGCTGCCGCAGGTTGACTGCGTCATCGCCCTGACTTACTTCGAGCTGGCCGCATGGGCCTCAGGCGTGGGCACGTGCTGGGCAGGCTTCCTGATGAAGGCAGCGGAGATGAACCCCGCCATTGAAAGGCAGCTTGGAATACCGGAAGGCCG
It encodes the following:
- a CDS encoding histidine kinase dimerization/phosphoacceptor domain -containing protein, coding for MQVTSPSLSQEKPVISEETVAKWQNLVNLMARACQVPVGLIMKVEKPYIEVFVRSATEGNPYERGEKASLNTGLYCERVIEQRVPLLVPDALKDPEWDHNPDIKLGLTYYLGFPIAWPDGDIFGTICILDYKDNPHATDQKELMAEFSQVVERDLRIIIQGAERERLLREKELLLKEIHHRVKGNLNIVSSLLALSAAGYNDPRLQEAFRESQNRIRSIALVHEKLYGSADLASIDFGLYLKAIVAVLFESSARKGISFRMDCDEIRLEADEAVPLALVTNELVLNALKYAFPGDSEGEVAIELRSGDKGKIVMTVRDNGKGFPEHLDFRNSPSLGLQLVNDLVKQIGGTITMAGESGTVFTIQW
- a CDS encoding nitroreductase family protein encodes the protein MELITVNNEKCTKDGLCIRECPVTLITAGPEGFPAAVENAAELCIGCGHCAAICPHGALVLKGTDPGTLLPVQEEGAIGGDALIHLMKSRRSVRQYKETPVPAEVLQKLLDAAGYAPTARNQQTLGWIVMERREVVHDLAKRIIEGLRQADFMPAMVKAFDEGRDVVFRGAPHLVITHAPSESVLPQVDCVIALTYFELAAWASGVGTCWAGFLMKAAEMNPAIERQLGIPEGRRLYGALMAGYPKIRYRRVPERKARELRWL